A genomic region of Laspinema palackyanum D2c contains the following coding sequences:
- the rlmN gene encoding 23S rRNA (adenine(2503)-C(2))-methyltransferase RlmN: MTTNPQPTAEQPATATVEQGKPGKSSPEKKPLLGLSLPELTEWVQQQQQPAYRGKQLHNWIYDKGARSLSDITVFSKQWREQIADYPLGRSTISHKSIASDGTIKYLLKLSDGQIIESVGIPTEKRLTVCVSSQVGCPMGCDFCATGKGGFTRNLATHEIVDQVLTVQEDFGRRVSHIVFMGMGEPLLNTENVLAAVRSLNEDIGIGQRCITISTVGIRDRIPQLAKHRGQFTLAVSLHASNQKLREKLIPNAGGYPIERIIADCREYVKISGRRVTFEYILLAEFNDRPENAEELASLLRGFQSHVNLIPYNPIEEVDFKRPDRQRVQAFVEALEKRHIAVSVRYSRGLEADAACGQLRASKA; encoded by the coding sequence ATGACGACTAACCCTCAACCTACCGCTGAACAACCCGCCACAGCAACAGTGGAACAAGGGAAACCTGGAAAATCTTCCCCGGAGAAAAAACCTCTATTGGGACTCTCGTTACCGGAATTAACCGAATGGGTGCAACAGCAACAACAACCCGCCTATCGGGGAAAACAACTGCATAACTGGATTTACGACAAAGGCGCGCGATCGCTGTCTGACATTACGGTATTTTCCAAACAGTGGCGCGAACAAATTGCCGACTATCCCCTGGGGCGCTCGACCATTTCTCACAAATCCATTGCATCTGATGGCACTATTAAATATTTACTGAAATTAAGCGATGGTCAAATCATTGAATCTGTAGGAATTCCCACCGAAAAACGCCTCACCGTTTGCGTTTCTTCTCAAGTGGGATGTCCAATGGGTTGTGACTTTTGTGCCACGGGAAAAGGCGGATTTACCCGCAATTTGGCGACTCATGAAATTGTGGATCAAGTTTTAACGGTGCAGGAAGACTTTGGACGCCGGGTGAGTCACATTGTGTTTATGGGAATGGGAGAACCGTTACTCAATACCGAGAATGTGTTAGCGGCAGTGCGATCGCTCAATGAAGATATCGGAATTGGTCAACGCTGTATCACGATTTCCACCGTCGGCATCCGCGATCGCATCCCCCAACTCGCCAAACATCGCGGTCAATTTACCCTCGCCGTCAGTCTCCATGCTTCTAATCAGAAACTGCGGGAAAAACTGATTCCCAATGCGGGAGGATATCCCATCGAAAGAATCATCGCCGATTGTCGGGAGTATGTGAAAATTTCCGGACGCCGAGTGACGTTTGAATATATCTTACTCGCCGAATTTAACGATCGCCCTGAAAATGCCGAAGAACTCGCCAGTTTATTGCGCGGGTTTCAAAGTCATGTGAACTTGATACCCTATAACCCGATTGAGGAAGTAGACTTTAAACGACCCGATCGCCAGCGCGTGCAAGCGTTTGTAGAAGCGTTAGAAAAGCGACATATTGCAGTCAGCGTCCGGTATTCCCGGGGATTAGAAGCCGATGCAGCTTGCGG
- a CDS encoding adenylate/guanylate cyclase domain-containing protein, whose product MKKWQGLNQSWRSLNITAKFSSAFIGLMLILGGVATTGWLSLNFVRSETQATIVSSIKLQRLVFEMNDALEKARRLERDFFEQWSKTGFLDAREEYGKAYSEQIDMVLLISDLLQSLLSTDQVSATLRQSNPAVVSYEEMVQQYASSFREAVGLVGELGMDKTGILAQLQQNSQRLGDILLLADDPKLIELYMQLQFREEDYLNDRQNPERTALYQAIDELQTAIKQSPNLSLERQVSAINALNDYQDLAKKIIRLDLEIREQISQFDRQANELSAQLLEIARQEVKRGEDRINQTSRAATGLLVAALLLALVFASAIAQEFIYALKQLEIEQAKSESLLLNILPKTIADRLKEETTTIADQFTDVTVLFADIVGFTNLSSRISPRELVTLLNEIFSEFDRLADLHGLEKIKTIGDAYMLVGGLPEPKADCAKDVAEMALDMQQAIVQFNLNHQENINIRIGINTGGVVAGVIGQKKFIYDLWGDAVNIASRMESHGLPGSIQVSEDTYQLLAKYYQFEERGSIMIKGKGEMKTYFLLGRNSEKVEKERKLLPFPDPSNNTSYGIGTGLDR is encoded by the coding sequence ATGAAGAAATGGCAAGGATTAAATCAATCCTGGCGGAGTTTAAATATCACCGCCAAATTTAGCTCGGCTTTTATTGGCCTCATGTTAATTTTAGGCGGTGTCGCCACCACCGGATGGCTGTCTCTAAACTTTGTGCGAAGCGAAACTCAAGCAACAATTGTTAGTAGCATTAAACTGCAACGATTGGTGTTTGAAATGAATGATGCTTTAGAAAAAGCCCGTCGCCTAGAACGCGACTTTTTTGAACAGTGGTCAAAAACCGGGTTTTTAGATGCCCGGGAGGAATATGGTAAAGCCTACAGCGAACAGATTGACATGGTGCTCTTGATTAGCGATCTTCTGCAATCGTTACTCTCCACGGATCAAGTCAGTGCCACCTTACGTCAGAGCAATCCAGCGGTCGTTTCTTATGAAGAAATGGTGCAACAGTACGCTAGTAGTTTTCGAGAAGCCGTAGGACTGGTGGGGGAGTTAGGGATGGACAAAACAGGCATCCTGGCTCAGTTACAGCAAAATTCCCAACGATTGGGGGATATTCTCCTACTTGCTGATGATCCGAAGTTGATAGAGCTATATATGCAACTCCAATTTCGGGAAGAAGACTATCTAAACGATCGCCAAAATCCCGAACGCACTGCCCTGTATCAAGCCATTGATGAATTACAGACCGCCATTAAGCAGTCTCCTAACTTAAGTTTAGAACGACAAGTGAGCGCCATCAATGCCCTCAATGATTATCAAGATCTGGCAAAAAAAATTATCCGCTTAGATCTGGAAATTCGAGAGCAAATTTCTCAGTTTGATCGCCAAGCCAATGAACTCTCGGCTCAACTGCTGGAAATCGCCCGCCAAGAAGTTAAGCGGGGGGAAGATCGCATTAACCAAACCAGTCGGGCGGCGACGGGATTGCTGGTAGCTGCGTTATTGTTAGCCCTAGTTTTTGCCAGTGCGATCGCCCAAGAATTTATCTATGCCTTAAAGCAATTAGAAATCGAACAAGCCAAATCCGAAAGTCTCCTCCTGAATATATTACCCAAAACCATCGCCGATCGCCTCAAAGAAGAAACCACCACCATTGCCGACCAATTTACCGATGTCACCGTCTTATTTGCCGATATTGTCGGCTTTACCAATCTCTCCTCCCGCATTTCTCCCCGGGAACTGGTGACCCTCCTCAACGAAATTTTTTCTGAATTTGACCGCCTCGCCGATCTACATGGGTTAGAAAAAATTAAAACCATTGGCGATGCTTATATGCTTGTGGGTGGACTACCTGAACCCAAAGCCGATTGTGCCAAAGATGTCGCAGAAATGGCTTTGGATATGCAGCAGGCGATCGTCCAATTTAATCTCAATCATCAGGAAAATATTAATATTAGAATTGGCATTAACACCGGAGGCGTTGTCGCCGGAGTCATCGGGCAGAAAAAATTTATCTATGACCTTTGGGGGGATGCGGTTAATATTGCCAGCCGGATGGAATCTCACGGTTTACCCGGTTCGATTCAAGTCAGCGAAGACACTTATCAATTGTTAGCTAAATACTATCAATTTGAAGAACGTGGTTCTATTATGATTAAAGGAAAAGGAGAGATGAAAACTTATTTTCTCCTGGGTAGGAATTCTGAAAAAGTAGAGAAAGAACGCAAGTTACTTCCCTTTCCCGATCCAAGTAACAATACCAGCTATGGCATTGGGACTGGATTAGATAGATAG